A stretch of Alligator mississippiensis isolate rAllMis1 chromosome 14, rAllMis1, whole genome shotgun sequence DNA encodes these proteins:
- the SYCP1 gene encoding synaptonemal complex protein 1 isoform X2, which translates to MGTEKPFKLFLPPRPGSGHVSAVRPQASARPASQLPGFNKRTEDDLGSPFVLPCTPSQNEGTHPGQTEQHPTSQKVKLWSRIEDENIETMNELYSKLYKEAEKIKCWKVTVESELKQKGRKLQENTKTIEAQRKAIQELQFENEKLSLKLEDEICENKDLLKENSATRHLCSLLKETCARYTEKSNKYEHERDETRQLCMELNNNIEGLILAFEELHVKAENSRLEMCFKLKEEAEKVEKLENKYKMDIHTKEKQVTVLTVQSGEKDTIISDIKIQLLESKDKITGLEETSKHQKEMLEESQTRQDHLMRELEEAKVYLQKAETTQKNLETDLQTAMETIIQVTGEKEAQMEELKATKALHTSVVDEFEIAIANLKELLEREQNRLRKLEDESEILASDLHKKSTELDEMAKLKCDKEAQLDDLTEALERSVKIQKDLKQQLTYEQSEKIKLIQEKEIGDSDLSEFKKQVEGLLAEKKHLETTFEKLQDENKQMNDTLKVREKKILDLEAQLSGAVENDQKYLKEIAALNAELEKEMLKNKQLNMDCNKSFLEKEQIAQEKRDVITELKKLQEDHKDNKKKEHQTEEIIKNLEETNSMLRKELESAKEKMKKKSEEIKNKLDENEENTRNIESEISRKEKQLKMLENKFNNLKKQLENKTKCNEELQQENKMLKKKIAAESKQSSMYEGKVKKLQLELENINCQYKETVDGYQKDLEAKKATEEKLLEEHQYDKMVQEKDTELKCFKTKEQEQTSTKKTLEHELSCVKSELASLKKQLQVEIEEKEKLAKEAKENVVPEKEKKHKKTQASLLEPPKSSLNLDSAHSKKTSTHNFTPANMNILENKEILSATPAKSLLGTPSLKTYTVKTPPKYKLQGEGPSPLLEGGLKKKRKVVLELDTQSDSSEHNDLLSMVAEEQMFKKLYKDYPQASRLHGMTPKKVSTPSTLKSPGSALKLAAIRKMREAGWTAVSKVDRKKKMKEAEKLFA; encoded by the exons AATATAGAGACTATGAACGAGCTTTACTCTAAACTCTAcaaagaggctgaaaagatcAAATGTTGGAAAGTGACTGTAGAATCCGAACTGAAGCAGAAGGGGAGAAAATTGCAAGAGAATACAAAGACTATAGAAGCACAACGTAAAGCCATTCAGGAGTTACAG tttgaaaatgaaaaactaaGTTTGAAACTGGAAGATGAGATATGTGAAAATAAGGATCTTCTGAAAGA AAACAGCGCTACAAGGCATTTGTGCAGTCTACTCAAGGAAACCTGTGCTCGATACACGGAGAAGTCTAACAAAT ATGAGCATGAAAGAGACGAAACCAGACAACTCTGTATGGAACTTAATAATAATATTGAG GGGTTGATCCTGGCTTTTGAAGAACTTCATGTAAAAGCAGAGAATTCCAGATTGGAAATGTGCTTTAAGT taaaGGAAGAGGCGGAAAAAgtagaaaagcttgaaaacaaatacaaaatggatatACATACCAAGGAAAAGCAG GTGACAGTTCTGACTGTTCAAAGTGGTGAAAAAGATACTATTATCAGTGACATCAAAATTCAGTTGCTAGAATCAAAAGATAAAATTACTGGATTAGAAGAAACATCAA AACATCAAAAAGAAATGTTAGAAGAATCACAGACCAGACAAGACCATTTGATGAGAGAACTGGAAGAAGCTAAAGTTTATTTGCAAAAAGCAGAG ACTACTCAGAAGAATTTAGAAACTGATTTACAGACTGCAATGGAAACAATAATtcaagtcactggagaaaaaGAAGCACAAATGGAAGAACTTAAAGCAACCAAGGCTCTGCATACATCAGTGGTTGATGAATTTGAAATTGCTATTGCTAACTTGAAAGAGTTGCTGGAAAGAGAGCAAAATAG ATTGAGGAAACTTGAAGATGAGTCAGAAATACTTGCTTCAGACCTCCATAAAAAATCTACTGAACTGG ATGAAATGGCCAAACTGAAATGTGACAAAGAAGCACAACTTGACGACCTAACAGAAGCCTTG GAAAGATCAGTCAAAATTCAAAAAGATCTGAAGCAGCAGCTAACATATGAgcaatcagaaaaaataaaattaatacaagAGAAGGAAATTGGGGACTCTGACCTCTCAGAATTTAAG AAACAGGTTGAAGGACTTTTAGCTGAAAAGAAGCATCTGGAGACCACTTTTGAAAAATTACAAGATGAAAACAAACAGATGAACGATACTCTTAAAGTCAGAGAG aaaaaaatactTGATTTAGAAGCACAGTTAAGTGGTGCTGTTGAAAATgaccaaaaatatttaaaagagatTGCAGCACTGAATGCAGAGCTTGAGAAAGAGat GCTAAAGAATAAGCAACTAAACATGGACTGCAATAAAAGTTTTTTAGAAAAAGAACAAATAGCACAAGAGAAAAGGGATGTAATTACAGAGCTGAAGAAGCTTCAAGAAGACCATAAG GATAACAAAAAGAAGGAACACCAGACTGAGGAAATAATAAAAAACCTGGAAGAAACAAACAGTATGCTAAG AAAGGAACTGGAGTCTGCgaaggagaaaatgaaaaagaaaagtgaaGAGATTAAAAATAAACTGGATGAAAATGAAGAAAAC ACTAGAAATATTGAAAGTGAAAtttcaagaaaggaaaaacaattgAAGATGCTGGAAAATAAG TTTAATAACTTAAAGAAACAGCTTGAAAATAAAACTAAGTGCAATGAAGAGCTTCAGCAGGAG AATAAGatgttgaaaaagaaaatagcagcAGAAAGTAAGCAATCCAGTATGTATGAAGGAAAG GTGAAGAAGTTAcagttagagctggaaaatatAAATTGTCAATATAAGGAAACAGTTGACGGCTATCAAAAAGACCTCGAAGCAAAAAAAGCCACCGAAGAAAAACTTCTGGAAGAA CACCAGTACGATAAAATGGTCCAAGAAAAAGACACAGAATTAAAATGCTTTAAGACAAAAGAACAAGAACAAACATCAACCAAAAAAACTTTG GAACATGAACTATCCTGTGTGAAAAGTGAACTAGCATCTCTTAAGAAACAGCTTCAAGTGGAGATTGAAGAAAAG GAGAAGCTTGcaaaagaagcaaaagaaaatgtggttcctgaaaaagaaaaaaagcacaag aaAACACAAGCTTCCCTTTTGGAGCCTCCTAAAAGCAGCTTAAATCTTGACTCAGCTCATTCAAAAAAAACTTCCACCCACAATTTCACACCTGCTAATATGAACATTTTGGAAAACAAAGAGATATTATCTGCCACACCAGCTAAAAGTCTTTTGGGAACTCCATCATTAAAG ACATATACTGTGAAGACTCCCCCAAAATATAAGTTGCAAGGAGAAGGCCCAAGCCCACTGTTAGAAGGAGGcctgaagaaaaagagaaaagtggTTTTAGAGCTGGATACGCAGTCAGATAGCTCAGAACACAATGACCTCTTG AGCATGGTCGCTGAGGAACAAATGTTCAAAAAACTATATAAAGATTACCCTCAAGCTTCCCGCTTACATGGCATGACACCAAAAAAG GTATCAACCCCGTCAACCCTAAAATCTCCTGGGTCTGCACTGAAACTTGCAGCTATAAGGAAAATGCGAGAGGCTGGATGGACTGCAGTTTCTAAAgtggataggaaaaaaaaaatgaaagaagctGAAAAACTCTTTGCCTGA
- the SYCP1 gene encoding synaptonemal complex protein 1 isoform X1 encodes MGTEKPFKLFLPPRPGSGHVSAVRPQASARPASQLPGFNKRTEDDLGSPFVLPCTPSQNEGTHPGQTEQHPTSQKVKLWSRIEDENIETMNELYSKLYKEAEKIKCWKVTVESELKQKGRKLQENTKTIEAQRKAIQELQFENEKLSLKLEDEICENKDLLKENSATRHLCSLLKETCARYTEKSNKYEHERDETRQLCMELNNNIEGLILAFEELHVKAENSRLEMCFKLKEEAEKVEKLENKYKMDIHTKEKQVTVLTVQSGEKDTIISDIKIQLLESKDKITGLEETSKHQKEMLEESQTRQDHLMRELEEAKVYLQKAETTQKNLETDLQTAMETIIQVTGEKEAQMEELKATKALHTSVVDEFEIAIANLKELLEREQNRLRKLEDESEILASDLHKKSTELDEMAKLKCDKEAQLDDLTEALERSVKIQKDLKQQLTYEQSEKIKLIQEKEIGDSDLSEFKKQVEGLLAEKKHLETTFEKLQDENKQMNDTLKVREKKILDLEAQLSGAVENDQKYLKEIAALNAELEKEMLKNKQLNMDCNKSFLEKEQIAQEKRDVITELKKLQEDHKDNKKKEHQTEEIIKNLEETNSMLRKELESAKEKMKKKSEEIKNKLDENEENTRNIESEISRKEKQLKMLENKFNNLKKQLENKTKCNEELQQENKMLKKKIAAESKQSSMYEGKVKKLQLELENINCQYKETVDGYQKDLEAKKATEEKLLEEVEKLRLLADEAVTMQKESDIRCQHKIAEMVALMEKHKHQYDKMVQEKDTELKCFKTKEQEQTSTKKTLEHELSCVKSELASLKKQLQVEIEEKEKLAKEAKENVVPEKEKKHKKTQASLLEPPKSSLNLDSAHSKKTSTHNFTPANMNILENKEILSATPAKSLLGTPSLKTYTVKTPPKYKLQGEGPSPLLEGGLKKKRKVVLELDTQSDSSEHNDLLSMVAEEQMFKKLYKDYPQASRLHGMTPKKVSTPSTLKSPGSALKLAAIRKMREAGWTAVSKVDRKKKMKEAEKLFA; translated from the exons AATATAGAGACTATGAACGAGCTTTACTCTAAACTCTAcaaagaggctgaaaagatcAAATGTTGGAAAGTGACTGTAGAATCCGAACTGAAGCAGAAGGGGAGAAAATTGCAAGAGAATACAAAGACTATAGAAGCACAACGTAAAGCCATTCAGGAGTTACAG tttgaaaatgaaaaactaaGTTTGAAACTGGAAGATGAGATATGTGAAAATAAGGATCTTCTGAAAGA AAACAGCGCTACAAGGCATTTGTGCAGTCTACTCAAGGAAACCTGTGCTCGATACACGGAGAAGTCTAACAAAT ATGAGCATGAAAGAGACGAAACCAGACAACTCTGTATGGAACTTAATAATAATATTGAG GGGTTGATCCTGGCTTTTGAAGAACTTCATGTAAAAGCAGAGAATTCCAGATTGGAAATGTGCTTTAAGT taaaGGAAGAGGCGGAAAAAgtagaaaagcttgaaaacaaatacaaaatggatatACATACCAAGGAAAAGCAG GTGACAGTTCTGACTGTTCAAAGTGGTGAAAAAGATACTATTATCAGTGACATCAAAATTCAGTTGCTAGAATCAAAAGATAAAATTACTGGATTAGAAGAAACATCAA AACATCAAAAAGAAATGTTAGAAGAATCACAGACCAGACAAGACCATTTGATGAGAGAACTGGAAGAAGCTAAAGTTTATTTGCAAAAAGCAGAG ACTACTCAGAAGAATTTAGAAACTGATTTACAGACTGCAATGGAAACAATAATtcaagtcactggagaaaaaGAAGCACAAATGGAAGAACTTAAAGCAACCAAGGCTCTGCATACATCAGTGGTTGATGAATTTGAAATTGCTATTGCTAACTTGAAAGAGTTGCTGGAAAGAGAGCAAAATAG ATTGAGGAAACTTGAAGATGAGTCAGAAATACTTGCTTCAGACCTCCATAAAAAATCTACTGAACTGG ATGAAATGGCCAAACTGAAATGTGACAAAGAAGCACAACTTGACGACCTAACAGAAGCCTTG GAAAGATCAGTCAAAATTCAAAAAGATCTGAAGCAGCAGCTAACATATGAgcaatcagaaaaaataaaattaatacaagAGAAGGAAATTGGGGACTCTGACCTCTCAGAATTTAAG AAACAGGTTGAAGGACTTTTAGCTGAAAAGAAGCATCTGGAGACCACTTTTGAAAAATTACAAGATGAAAACAAACAGATGAACGATACTCTTAAAGTCAGAGAG aaaaaaatactTGATTTAGAAGCACAGTTAAGTGGTGCTGTTGAAAATgaccaaaaatatttaaaagagatTGCAGCACTGAATGCAGAGCTTGAGAAAGAGat GCTAAAGAATAAGCAACTAAACATGGACTGCAATAAAAGTTTTTTAGAAAAAGAACAAATAGCACAAGAGAAAAGGGATGTAATTACAGAGCTGAAGAAGCTTCAAGAAGACCATAAG GATAACAAAAAGAAGGAACACCAGACTGAGGAAATAATAAAAAACCTGGAAGAAACAAACAGTATGCTAAG AAAGGAACTGGAGTCTGCgaaggagaaaatgaaaaagaaaagtgaaGAGATTAAAAATAAACTGGATGAAAATGAAGAAAAC ACTAGAAATATTGAAAGTGAAAtttcaagaaaggaaaaacaattgAAGATGCTGGAAAATAAG TTTAATAACTTAAAGAAACAGCTTGAAAATAAAACTAAGTGCAATGAAGAGCTTCAGCAGGAG AATAAGatgttgaaaaagaaaatagcagcAGAAAGTAAGCAATCCAGTATGTATGAAGGAAAG GTGAAGAAGTTAcagttagagctggaaaatatAAATTGTCAATATAAGGAAACAGTTGACGGCTATCAAAAAGACCTCGAAGCAAAAAAAGCCACCGAAGAAAAACTTCTGGAAGAA GTAGAAAAGCTGAGGTTATTAGCTGATGAAGCAGTGACAATGCAGAAAGAATCTGATATTCGGTGTCAGCACAAGATAGCTGAAATGGTAGCACTTATGGAAAAGCACAAG CACCAGTACGATAAAATGGTCCAAGAAAAAGACACAGAATTAAAATGCTTTAAGACAAAAGAACAAGAACAAACATCAACCAAAAAAACTTTG GAACATGAACTATCCTGTGTGAAAAGTGAACTAGCATCTCTTAAGAAACAGCTTCAAGTGGAGATTGAAGAAAAG GAGAAGCTTGcaaaagaagcaaaagaaaatgtggttcctgaaaaagaaaaaaagcacaag aaAACACAAGCTTCCCTTTTGGAGCCTCCTAAAAGCAGCTTAAATCTTGACTCAGCTCATTCAAAAAAAACTTCCACCCACAATTTCACACCTGCTAATATGAACATTTTGGAAAACAAAGAGATATTATCTGCCACACCAGCTAAAAGTCTTTTGGGAACTCCATCATTAAAG ACATATACTGTGAAGACTCCCCCAAAATATAAGTTGCAAGGAGAAGGCCCAAGCCCACTGTTAGAAGGAGGcctgaagaaaaagagaaaagtggTTTTAGAGCTGGATACGCAGTCAGATAGCTCAGAACACAATGACCTCTTG AGCATGGTCGCTGAGGAACAAATGTTCAAAAAACTATATAAAGATTACCCTCAAGCTTCCCGCTTACATGGCATGACACCAAAAAAG GTATCAACCCCGTCAACCCTAAAATCTCCTGGGTCTGCACTGAAACTTGCAGCTATAAGGAAAATGCGAGAGGCTGGATGGACTGCAGTTTCTAAAgtggataggaaaaaaaaaatgaaagaagctGAAAAACTCTTTGCCTGA